A genomic region of Mycobacterium senriense contains the following coding sequences:
- a CDS encoding superoxide dismutase, whose product MAEYTLPDLDWDYAALEPHISGQINEIHHTKHHATYVKGVNDALSKLEEARANEDHAAIFLNEKNLAFHLGGHVNHSIWWKNLSPDGGDKPTGELAAAIDDAFGSFDRFRAQFSAAANGLQGSGWAVLGYDTLGNRLLTFQLYDQQANVPLGIIPLLQVDMWEHAFYLQYKNVKADYVKAFWNVVNWADVQKRYAAATSKTQGLIFG is encoded by the coding sequence GTGGCTGAATACACCCTGCCCGACTTGGACTGGGACTACGCAGCGTTGGAACCGCACATCTCGGGGCAGATCAACGAGATCCACCACACCAAGCACCACGCCACCTACGTCAAAGGCGTGAACGACGCTCTGTCCAAACTCGAAGAGGCCCGCGCCAACGAGGACCACGCTGCAATCTTCTTGAACGAAAAGAACCTCGCCTTCCACCTGGGCGGCCACGTCAACCACTCGATCTGGTGGAAGAACCTGTCGCCGGACGGCGGCGACAAGCCGACCGGCGAATTGGCCGCGGCGATCGACGACGCATTCGGATCCTTCGACCGATTCCGCGCGCAATTCAGCGCGGCCGCCAACGGGCTGCAGGGCTCGGGCTGGGCGGTGCTGGGCTATGACACCCTCGGCAACCGACTGCTGACCTTCCAGCTGTACGACCAGCAGGCCAACGTTCCACTCGGCATCATCCCCTTGCTGCAGGTGGATATGTGGGAGCACGCGTTCTACCTGCAGTACAAGAACGTCAAGGCTGATTACGTCAAGGCGTTCTGGAACGTCGTCAACTGGGCGGACGTGCAGAAGCGGTACGCGGCCGCGACCTCGAAAACCCAGGGTCTGATTTTCGGCTGA
- a CDS encoding DUF4328 domain-containing protein, whose protein sequence is MIQVCSQCGTRWNVRDRQREWCPRCRGALMAPAPDAPPADPRWGAPGAPTQVRRSSTPGWQRTPPRLPPGYRWIAVRPGAAPPPRRGRRPLGPTPRYSVIPRWGLADRVEQPPAVAEAAAHPGPPAQLVRTTSFVSVLVLAIAALVYVVRYVLLVVNRNSLLNTWVALGADWLGVLASVGAGAAVIASGVALIRWMIARRAAVFAHHGLPEQRSTRALWAGCVVPLANLLWTPVYVIELALLEEHYARQRGSILQWWGAWVCSYAVSIAAIATSFATDAQGIANNTVLMVFAYLFAAATLAAATRVFEGFQRKPVARPAHRWVALPDDGRLAPASAAPVELKGQDPAA, encoded by the coding sequence GTGATCCAGGTGTGCTCCCAGTGCGGCACGCGCTGGAACGTGCGTGACCGACAACGAGAATGGTGCCCCCGCTGCCGCGGGGCCCTGATGGCGCCCGCGCCGGACGCCCCGCCGGCCGACCCGCGATGGGGTGCGCCCGGTGCTCCGACGCAGGTTCGCCGCTCGTCGACGCCGGGGTGGCAGCGCACCCCGCCGCGACTGCCGCCCGGTTACCGCTGGATTGCGGTACGGCCGGGCGCCGCGCCGCCGCCGCGGCGCGGACGCCGTCCCCTCGGGCCCACGCCGCGCTACTCCGTCATACCGCGGTGGGGCTTGGCCGACCGCGTCGAGCAGCCGCCCGCGGTCGCGGAAGCAGCCGCGCATCCGGGGCCGCCGGCGCAGCTCGTCCGCACCACGTCCTTCGTCAGCGTGCTGGTGCTCGCCATCGCCGCCCTGGTGTACGTCGTGCGGTATGTGCTGCTGGTGGTCAACCGGAACAGCCTGCTGAACACGTGGGTGGCCCTCGGAGCCGACTGGCTCGGCGTGCTCGCCAGCGTGGGCGCGGGGGCCGCGGTGATCGCCTCCGGCGTGGCGCTGATCCGCTGGATGATCGCCCGCCGCGCCGCCGTGTTCGCCCATCACGGCCTGCCCGAGCAACGCTCCACGCGCGCGCTGTGGGCCGGCTGCGTGGTGCCGCTGGCCAACCTGCTGTGGACCCCGGTGTATGTGATCGAGCTGGCGCTGCTCGAAGAGCACTATGCCCGGCAGCGGGGCAGCATCCTGCAGTGGTGGGGCGCGTGGGTGTGCAGCTACGCCGTGTCCATCGCGGCCATCGCGACCAGCTTCGCCACCGACGCCCAGGGCATCGCCAACAACACCGTTTTGATGGTCTTCGCGTATCTGTTCGCGGCCGCCACGCTGGCCGCCGCCACCCGCGTCTTCGAGGGATTCCAGCGCAAACCCGTCGCCCGGCCCGCGCATCGCTGGGTCGCGCTTCCCGACGACGGGCGCTTGGCCCCGGCGTCGGCCGCCCCAGTTGAGTTGAAGGGGCAGGACCCGGCAGCATAG
- a CDS encoding septum formation family protein — protein MERMSQAPEKELSEAREGRVVESSAASTEESSGQQPSAFLWPRSLQARATRRALLLTALGGLLIAGLVTAIPVGGTGPGRFLDSSPVRSTGTKSDAAFNRASPGECLMWPDTTPESARIVNCGDDHKFEVAESIDMRTFPGSEYGPSAAPPTPARIQQITQEQCEAAVRNYLGAKFDPNSRFTVSLLWPGDRAWRQSGDRRMLCGLQLPGMNNQQQPFKGKVADVDQSKVWPAGTCLGIDSATNQPTDAPVDCAAPHAMEVTGTVNLAEKFPGALPAEPDQDGFIKDSCTKMTDAYLAPVKLRTTTLTLIYPTVPLASWTAGSREVACSIGATLGNGGWATLLNSAKGQLLINGQPPVAPPDIPEERLTMPPIPLQAPAQSPSSQSGSGAATGSAPEIPPNNQHLPGQQPAPQPQQAPQQQAPQQQAPAQQAPPPADNGAPPANPAPEAPAPPPPPPPPPPANPAPEAPPAEAPPGG, from the coding sequence ATGGAGCGGATGTCGCAAGCGCCCGAGAAGGAACTTTCGGAAGCCCGGGAAGGTCGGGTGGTCGAGTCGTCCGCCGCCTCGACCGAAGAGTCGTCCGGTCAACAGCCGTCCGCGTTCCTGTGGCCGCGCAGCCTGCAGGCCCGGGCGACCCGGCGCGCGCTGCTGCTGACCGCGCTCGGCGGCCTGTTGATCGCCGGGCTGGTCACCGCGATCCCGGTCGGTGGTACCGGGCCGGGGCGGTTCCTCGACAGCAGCCCGGTGCGCAGCACCGGTACCAAGAGCGACGCAGCCTTCAACCGAGCCTCCCCCGGCGAGTGCCTGATGTGGCCGGACACCACCCCCGAGTCGGCGCGGATCGTCAACTGCGGCGACGACCACAAGTTCGAGGTCGCCGAATCCATTGACATGCGGACGTTCCCGGGGTCTGAGTACGGGCCCAGCGCCGCGCCCCCGACGCCCGCGCGCATCCAGCAGATCACCCAGGAGCAGTGCGAGGCGGCCGTCCGCAATTACCTCGGCGCCAAGTTCGACCCGAACAGCCGGTTCACCGTCAGCCTGCTGTGGCCCGGTGACCGGGCCTGGCGCCAATCCGGCGATCGGCGCATGCTGTGCGGCCTGCAGCTACCCGGCATGAACAACCAGCAGCAGCCGTTCAAGGGCAAGGTCGCCGACGTCGACCAGTCCAAGGTATGGCCGGCCGGCACGTGCCTGGGCATCGATTCGGCGACCAACCAGCCGACCGACGCGCCGGTCGACTGCGCGGCGCCGCACGCGATGGAGGTCACCGGCACGGTGAACCTGGCCGAGAAGTTCCCCGGCGCCCTGCCCGCCGAGCCTGACCAGGACGGCTTCATCAAGGACTCGTGCACCAAGATGACCGACGCGTACCTGGCGCCGGTCAAGCTGCGCACCACCACCCTGACGCTGATCTACCCGACGGTGCCGCTGGCCAGTTGGACGGCGGGCAGCCGCGAGGTGGCGTGCAGCATCGGCGCGACACTGGGCAACGGTGGCTGGGCCACCCTGCTGAACAGCGCCAAGGGACAGCTGCTGATCAACGGTCAACCGCCGGTGGCGCCGCCCGACATTCCGGAAGAGCGGCTCACCATGCCGCCGATTCCGCTGCAAGCCCCGGCGCAGTCGCCGTCCAGCCAGTCCGGCTCGGGTGCCGCCACGGGTTCGGCCCCGGAGATCCCGCCGAACAACCAGCACCTGCCCGGGCAGCAGCCGGCTCCGCAGCCCCAGCAGGCACCGCAGCAGCAGGCGCCGCAGCAACAGGCGCCCGCCCAGCAGGCGCCACCGCCGGCGGATAACGGCGCCCCGCCGGCCAATCCGGCACCCGAGGCGCCGGCGCCTCCGCCCCCGCCGCCGCCTCCGCCACCGGCGAATCCTGCCCCGGAGGCACCGCCCGCCGAGGCACCGCCGGGAGGCTAG
- a CDS encoding DUF2470 domain-containing protein, whose amino-acid sequence MVLPLNCPAPTTAERIRSACVRASGALLAIEHDDPVATPVHHLMDDGSVALAVPVERAGELARPISGSQALLELTDYAPLPLREPVRSLVWVRGQLEEVHRSEILDTLDLIAAECPNPALLGVDTPRWAPADGEEPRYTLLRLEIASVVVTDATGAEPVSVGDLLDARPDPFCALESSLLWHLDSAHSDVLARLVSRLPAPLRRGLVRPLGLDRYGVRFRVEGDDRDHDVRLPFHKPVDDMTGLSQAIRVLMGCPFINGLRARG is encoded by the coding sequence ATGGTGTTACCGCTGAATTGCCCGGCCCCGACCACCGCCGAACGAATTCGTAGCGCCTGTGTCCGCGCCAGTGGCGCGCTGCTGGCCATCGAGCATGACGACCCGGTCGCCACCCCGGTGCATCATTTGATGGACGACGGATCCGTCGCGCTGGCGGTTCCTGTCGAACGGGCAGGTGAGCTCGCGCGGCCCATTTCGGGATCCCAGGCGCTGCTGGAGCTGACCGACTACGCGCCGCTTCCGCTGCGCGAACCGGTCCGGTCGCTGGTCTGGGTGCGCGGGCAGCTCGAGGAGGTGCACCGCAGCGAGATCCTTGACACGCTCGACCTGATCGCCGCCGAATGCCCGAATCCGGCGCTGCTTGGCGTCGACACCCCGCGCTGGGCGCCCGCCGACGGCGAAGAACCGCGCTACACGCTGCTGCGGCTCGAGATCGCCTCGGTGGTCGTCACCGACGCCACCGGCGCGGAGCCGGTTAGCGTGGGCGACCTACTGGATGCCCGGCCCGACCCGTTCTGCGCGCTCGAGTCGAGCCTGCTGTGGCACCTGGACAGCGCCCACAGCGATGTCCTGGCGCGGCTGGTGTCCAGGCTTCCGGCGCCGCTGCGACGCGGCCTCGTGCGACCGCTCGGCCTGGACCGCTACGGCGTCCGGTTCCGCGTCGAGGGCGACGACCGCGATCACGACGTCCGGCTGCCCTTCCACAAACCGGTCGACGACATGACCGGCCTCAGCCAGGCCATCCGGGTACTGATGGGTTGCCCGTTCATCAACGGACTTCGCGCGCGCGGCTAG
- the pheA gene encoding prephenate dehydratase has product MTRIAYLGPEGTFTEAALRQITAAGLVPGQGGAVEPLPVDSTSAALDAVRDGAADHACVPIENSIDGSVTPTLDSLAIGSPLQVFAETTLDVMFSIVVKPGRSAADVRTLAAIGVAAAQVRRWVAANLADAKLRPAYSNADAAQQVAEGHADAAVTSPLAATRWGLDTLAEGVVDESNARTRFLLVGRPGPPPARTGADRTSVVLRIDNAPGALLAALAEFAVRGIDLTRIESRPTRTGLGTYRFFADCVGHIDDDAVAEALKALHRRCADVRYLGSWPTGSPAGALPPSADEGARWLAQLRDGQPDERGSQG; this is encoded by the coding sequence GTGACCCGCATCGCTTACCTCGGTCCGGAGGGGACTTTCACGGAGGCGGCGCTGCGACAGATCACCGCCGCCGGCCTGGTACCCGGGCAAGGCGGCGCAGTGGAACCCTTGCCCGTCGACAGCACCTCCGCGGCCCTGGACGCCGTGCGCGACGGCGCCGCCGACCACGCCTGCGTCCCGATCGAGAATTCGATCGACGGTTCGGTGACGCCCACCTTGGACAGCCTGGCCATCGGATCACCCCTGCAGGTTTTCGCCGAGACCACGCTGGACGTCATGTTCAGCATCGTCGTCAAACCGGGCCGCAGCGCGGCGGACGTGCGGACGCTGGCGGCCATCGGTGTGGCGGCGGCCCAGGTGCGACGGTGGGTGGCCGCCAATCTGGCCGACGCCAAGCTGCGGCCCGCGTACTCCAACGCCGACGCCGCCCAGCAGGTGGCCGAGGGACACGCCGACGCCGCGGTGACCTCGCCGCTGGCCGCCACCCGCTGGGGGCTGGACACCCTGGCCGAAGGTGTCGTCGACGAATCCAACGCCCGCACCCGCTTCCTTCTGGTCGGTCGGCCGGGGCCACCGCCGGCCCGCACCGGAGCCGACCGCACCTCGGTGGTGCTGCGCATCGACAACGCGCCCGGCGCGCTGCTGGCCGCGCTCGCCGAATTCGCCGTCCGTGGCATCGACCTGACGCGCATCGAATCCCGGCCGACCCGAACGGGACTCGGCACCTACCGGTTTTTCGCCGACTGTGTCGGCCACATCGACGACGATGCCGTCGCCGAGGCACTCAAGGCGCTGCACCGTCGTTGTGCTGATGTGCGATATCTGGGGTCGTGGCCCACCGGCTCACCCGCCGGGGCGTTGCCGCCGTCGGCCGACGAGGGCGCGCGCTGGCTGGCGCAGCTGCGGGACGGGCAGCCCGACGAGCGGGGGTCGCAGGGGTGA
- a CDS encoding histidine phosphatase family protein, whose translation MSGRLILVRHGQSFGNVERRLDTLPPGAELTPLGRDQARAFARGSGRPAMLAHSVATRARQTAAVIGGQVEMPPIEVAGVHEVQVGRLENRNDDDAVAEFNATYERWHRGELDVALPAGETGNDVLDRYVPVLTDLRLRYLDDHDFHGDIVLVSHGAAIRLAAAVLAGVEADFALDHHLDNAQSVALTPITDGRWSCVRWGTLTPPFYPEEEATPVADAVRSSTDPMG comes from the coding sequence GTGAGCGGTCGGTTGATCCTGGTGCGACACGGCCAGTCATTCGGAAACGTCGAGCGCCGGCTCGACACACTCCCGCCCGGGGCGGAGCTGACTCCGTTGGGCCGCGACCAGGCCCGCGCGTTCGCTCGCGGGTCGGGGCGGCCGGCGATGCTCGCGCACTCGGTGGCCACCCGGGCCCGGCAGACCGCCGCCGTGATCGGGGGCCAGGTCGAGATGCCGCCCATCGAGGTGGCCGGCGTCCACGAGGTCCAGGTCGGGCGGCTGGAAAACCGCAACGACGACGACGCGGTCGCGGAGTTCAACGCGACCTACGAGCGTTGGCACCGCGGCGAACTCGACGTCGCGCTGCCCGCCGGCGAAACCGGCAACGACGTGCTGGACCGCTACGTCCCGGTGCTCACCGACCTGCGCCTGCGCTATCTGGACGACCACGACTTCCACGGCGACATCGTTCTCGTCAGCCACGGCGCGGCGATCCGGCTGGCCGCCGCCGTGCTGGCCGGCGTGGAGGCCGACTTCGCGCTGGACCACCACCTGGACAACGCCCAATCGGTGGCGTTGACGCCGATCACCGACGGGCGGTGGAGCTGCGTGCGCTGGGGAACCTTGACGCCGCCGTTCTACCCGGAGGAAGAGGCGACCCCGGTGGCGGACGCGGTGCGGTCAAGCACCGACCCGATGGGCTGA
- a CDS encoding glycerophosphodiester phosphodiesterase: MTWADEVLAGHPYVVAHRGASAARPEHTLAAYDLALKEGADGVECDVRLTRDGHLVCVHDRRLDRTSTGAGLVSTMTLAELRELEYGAWHDSWREDGAHGDTSLLTLDALVSLVLDWHRPVKLFIETKHPVRYGSLVETKLLASLHRFGIAAPASADRSRAVVMSFSASAVWRIRRAAPLLPTVLLGKTARYLTSGAPTAIGATAVGPSLTTLKEYPQLADRAIAQGRAVYCWNVDDYQDIDFCRDVGVAWLATHHPGRTKAWLQDNRAGDGGG, translated from the coding sequence ATGACGTGGGCCGACGAGGTGCTCGCCGGGCATCCGTATGTCGTCGCCCATCGCGGCGCGTCGGCCGCGCGGCCCGAACACACGCTGGCCGCCTATGACCTTGCGCTGAAAGAAGGCGCCGACGGCGTGGAATGCGATGTGCGGTTGACCCGTGACGGCCATCTGGTGTGCGTGCACGACCGCCGGCTGGACCGCACCTCGACCGGCGCCGGCCTGGTCAGCACGATGACCCTCGCCGAATTGCGCGAGCTCGAATACGGGGCGTGGCACGACAGCTGGCGAGAAGACGGCGCGCACGGCGACACCAGTTTGTTGACGCTGGACGCGCTGGTGTCGCTGGTGCTGGATTGGCATCGGCCGGTGAAGCTGTTCATCGAAACCAAGCACCCGGTCCGGTACGGCTCGCTGGTGGAAACCAAGCTGCTCGCGTCGCTGCATCGGTTCGGCATCGCCGCGCCGGCCTCGGCGGACCGGTCCCGCGCGGTGGTGATGTCGTTCTCGGCGTCCGCGGTCTGGCGGATCCGGCGAGCCGCGCCGCTGCTGCCGACGGTGCTGCTCGGCAAGACCGCGCGCTATCTGACCAGTGGTGCACCCACCGCCATCGGCGCCACCGCCGTCGGGCCCTCGCTCACCACGCTCAAGGAATATCCCCAACTCGCCGACCGGGCCATCGCCCAGGGCAGGGCGGTCTACTGCTGGAATGTCGACGACTACCAAGACATCGATTTCTGCCGCGATGTCGGGGTGGCCTGGCTCGCCACCCACCACCCCGGCCGCACCAAGGCCTGGCTGCAGGACAACCGCGCGGGCGACGGCGGCGGTTAG
- the serS gene encoding serine--tRNA ligase, translating into MIDLKQLREDPDVVRRSQLSRGEDPSLVDALLTADAARRAAISSADSLRAEQKAASKSVGAASPEERPAKLARAKELAEQVKAAEAAQVEAEAKFTAAHMAISNVVIDGVPAGGEDDYAVLDVVGEPAAIANPKDHLELGESLGLIDMQRGAKVSGSRFYFLTGKGALLQLGLLQLALRLAVENGFVPMIPPVLVRPEVMAGTGFLGAHAEEIYRVEADDLYLVGTSEVPLAGYHSDEILDLSGGPLRYAGWSSCFRREAGSYGKDTRGIIRVHQFDKVEGFVYCTPADAEAEHQRLLGWQREMLARIEVPYRVIDVAAGDLGSSAARKFDCEAWVPTQGAYRELTSTSNCTTFQARRLATRYRDAAGKPQTAATLNGTLGTTRWLVAILENHQLPDGSVRVPEALVPFVGAEVLEPSG; encoded by the coding sequence GTGATCGACCTGAAGCAGCTCCGGGAAGACCCCGACGTCGTGCGCCGCTCCCAACTCAGTCGTGGCGAGGACCCGTCGCTGGTGGACGCCCTGCTGACCGCCGACGCAGCCCGCCGGGCCGCGATTTCGTCGGCCGACTCCCTGCGGGCCGAGCAGAAGGCCGCCAGCAAGAGCGTGGGGGCGGCGTCCCCCGAGGAGCGCCCGGCCAAGCTGGCGCGCGCCAAGGAACTGGCCGAGCAGGTGAAGGCCGCCGAGGCCGCCCAGGTTGAAGCCGAGGCAAAGTTCACCGCGGCGCACATGGCGATCTCCAACGTCGTCATCGACGGCGTGCCCGCCGGTGGAGAGGACGACTACGCCGTCCTCGACGTGGTCGGCGAGCCCGCGGCGATCGCCAACCCGAAGGACCACCTGGAGCTCGGCGAATCGCTCGGGCTCATCGACATGCAGCGCGGGGCCAAGGTGTCCGGGTCGCGGTTCTACTTCCTGACCGGCAAGGGCGCACTACTCCAGCTGGGCCTGTTGCAGCTGGCGTTGCGGCTGGCCGTCGAGAACGGCTTCGTCCCGATGATCCCGCCGGTGCTGGTGCGGCCGGAGGTGATGGCCGGCACCGGATTCCTGGGTGCGCACGCCGAGGAGATCTACCGGGTCGAGGCCGACGACCTGTACCTGGTGGGCACCTCGGAGGTGCCGCTCGCGGGCTATCACTCCGACGAGATCCTGGACCTGTCCGGCGGACCGCTGCGGTACGCGGGATGGTCGTCGTGCTTCCGCCGCGAGGCCGGCAGCTACGGCAAGGACACCCGCGGCATCATCCGGGTGCATCAGTTCGACAAGGTCGAGGGCTTCGTCTACTGCACACCCGCCGACGCCGAGGCCGAACACCAGCGGCTGCTGGGCTGGCAGCGCGAGATGCTGGCCCGCATCGAGGTGCCGTACCGGGTGATCGACGTCGCCGCGGGCGATCTCGGCTCGTCGGCCGCGCGCAAATTCGATTGTGAGGCTTGGGTTCCCACGCAGGGCGCCTATCGCGAGCTGACGTCGACGTCGAACTGCACCACATTCCAGGCCCGCCGGCTGGCTACCCGGTATCGCGACGCGGCCGGCAAGCCGCAGACCGCCGCCACGCTCAACGGCACGCTGGGCACCACGCGGTGGCTGGTGGCGATCCTGGAGAACCACCAGCTGCCCGACGGCAGCGTGCGGGTGCCCGAGGCGCTGGTGCCGTTCGTCGGCGCCGAAGTGCTGGAGCCCAGCGGCTAG
- a CDS encoding AraC family transcriptional regulator, whose translation MSEFSHHGPATSSRTLPPGAQIDRHRHPLHQIVYPSSGAVSVTTPAGTWITPANRAIWIPAGCWHEHKFHGTTQFHGVALDPGRYRRGPAAPAVLAVNPLMRELIIACSQTDGTDTDEHHRMLAVLHDQLQETGVGEPLWIPTPVDGRLRQACALIVDNLRESLTLRQIGNRVGVGERTLSRLFSDELAMTFPQWRTQVRLQHALVLLAERRDVTSVAAECGWATPSAFIDSYRRAFGHTPGRLADKAF comes from the coding sequence ATGTCGGAATTCAGCCATCACGGGCCGGCGACGTCGTCGCGGACGTTGCCGCCGGGGGCGCAGATCGACCGGCACCGGCATCCCCTGCACCAGATCGTCTACCCGTCGTCGGGCGCGGTCTCGGTGACCACCCCGGCGGGCACGTGGATCACGCCGGCGAATCGTGCCATCTGGATACCGGCGGGTTGCTGGCACGAACACAAGTTCCACGGCACCACGCAGTTTCATGGCGTCGCGCTGGACCCCGGCCGCTATCGCCGCGGCCCCGCGGCGCCCGCCGTGCTGGCGGTCAATCCCTTGATGCGCGAACTGATCATCGCGTGTTCGCAAACCGATGGCACCGACACCGACGAGCATCACCGGATGCTGGCCGTGCTGCACGATCAGTTACAGGAGACCGGCGTCGGCGAGCCGTTGTGGATTCCCACCCCGGTCGACGGCAGGCTGCGTCAAGCCTGCGCGTTGATCGTCGATAACCTGCGAGAGTCGTTGACGCTGCGGCAGATTGGCAACCGGGTCGGCGTCGGCGAGCGCACGCTGAGTCGCCTGTTCAGCGACGAGCTGGCGATGACGTTCCCGCAGTGGCGCACCCAGGTCCGGCTGCAACACGCCCTGGTGCTGCTCGCCGAACGGCGCGATGTCACGTCGGTGGCGGCCGAATGTGGTTGGGCCACACCGAGTGCCTTCATCGACAGCTACCGGCGAGCGTTCGGGCACACACCCGGCCGGCTGGCCGACAAGGCGTTCTAG
- a CDS encoding LCP family protein: MNGDRSSQRRRPPGGSPPAPPRPGQPRPEPPQVIRRPGGPPVSPTAETRPLHQPTPAAAVAPGSRIPPPRPQAPRASRRRRGLRRARTVVSVLLVGLLLIGAGIVAEAVWFDNKLHREQVLADYPDRPAAGQGTNWLIVGSDSRQGLSVEQQQDLATGGDVGNGRTDTILLVHVSGVGAGVPTTMVSIPRDSYVPIPGHGKDKINAAFAIGGAQLLVQTVEQATGLRLDHYAEIGFGGFAALVDALGGVTVCPKTAFNDPLAGIELPAGCQTLNGRNALGYVRSRDTPRADLDRMVNQRQFVAALLHRAASPAVWLNPWRWFSVPRAAADALTVDRGDHVWDLARLGYALHGSTTTMTVPIGQFTSGDAGSVVVWNHTEAAQLFQSLASDAPIPPATSDEQQ; the protein is encoded by the coding sequence GTGAACGGCGATCGCTCATCGCAACGCCGGCGGCCTCCCGGTGGGAGCCCGCCCGCACCGCCGCGCCCCGGGCAACCGCGTCCCGAGCCGCCGCAGGTGATCCGCCGCCCGGGGGGCCCGCCGGTATCGCCGACCGCGGAGACCCGGCCGCTGCACCAACCAACGCCCGCAGCAGCCGTCGCCCCGGGGTCCCGGATTCCGCCGCCCCGGCCGCAGGCGCCACGCGCATCCCGCAGGCGGCGCGGGCTCCGCCGGGCCCGCACGGTGGTGTCGGTCCTGCTGGTGGGCCTCCTGCTGATCGGCGCGGGCATCGTCGCGGAGGCGGTCTGGTTCGACAACAAACTGCACCGCGAGCAGGTGCTTGCCGACTATCCCGACCGCCCCGCAGCCGGCCAGGGCACCAATTGGCTGATCGTCGGGTCGGACAGCCGCCAGGGGCTAAGCGTCGAGCAGCAGCAGGATCTGGCCACCGGAGGCGACGTCGGTAATGGCCGTACCGACACGATCCTGCTGGTTCACGTGTCAGGCGTCGGCGCCGGGGTGCCGACGACCATGGTGTCGATACCGCGCGATTCCTACGTGCCGATCCCGGGGCACGGCAAGGACAAAATTAACGCCGCGTTCGCGATCGGCGGCGCGCAATTGCTGGTCCAGACGGTGGAACAGGCCACCGGGCTGCGCCTCGACCACTACGCCGAGATCGGGTTCGGCGGGTTCGCCGCGCTGGTGGACGCGCTGGGCGGGGTGACGGTGTGCCCGAAGACGGCGTTCAACGACCCGTTGGCCGGCATCGAGCTGCCGGCGGGCTGCCAAACCCTCAACGGCCGCAACGCGCTCGGCTACGTCAGGTCCCGCGACACGCCGCGGGCGGACCTGGACCGGATGGTCAATCAACGGCAGTTCGTGGCGGCACTGCTGCATCGGGCCGCCAGTCCGGCGGTCTGGCTCAATCCGTGGCGCTGGTTTTCGGTGCCGCGGGCGGCCGCCGACGCCCTGACCGTCGACCGGGGTGACCACGTCTGGGATCTGGCCCGGCTCGGCTATGCCCTACACGGGTCGACAACCACCATGACCGTCCCGATCGGCCAGTTCACCAGCGGTGACGCCGGCTCGGTGGTGGTGTGGAATCACACCGAGGCCGCGCAGTTGTTCCAGTCGTTGGCGTCCGACGCTCCCATACCCCCGGCCACATCGGACGAGCAGCAATAG
- a CDS encoding peptidase, which translates to METGADRPIGVSPFHSRGVLKGFVISGRWPDSTKEWAQLLMVAVRIASLPGLLSTTTVFGAREELPDEPEPGTVGLVLAEGTVFGESAIQPGYFAEHQPPALLMLHPPSETTPSLPECNGAASGCVLLPGLPYLGLEHRAAWVEAEADGTITSMVSRVGVDPISHPDTAILAMLLAA; encoded by the coding sequence ATGGAAACAGGGGCGGATCGGCCAATCGGGGTTTCCCCGTTCCATTCACGTGGTGTCTTGAAAGGATTCGTGATCTCCGGCCGGTGGCCCGATTCGACCAAAGAATGGGCCCAGCTGCTCATGGTCGCGGTCCGGATCGCGTCCTTGCCCGGATTGCTCTCCACCACAACGGTCTTCGGAGCCCGCGAGGAATTACCGGACGAGCCTGAGCCGGGCACGGTGGGACTGGTGCTCGCCGAGGGCACGGTTTTCGGTGAATCAGCCATTCAGCCGGGCTATTTCGCAGAGCACCAGCCGCCGGCATTACTCATGTTGCACCCGCCCTCGGAAACCACGCCGTCACTGCCGGAATGCAACGGGGCGGCATCGGGATGCGTGTTGCTGCCCGGATTGCCCTATCTCGGACTCGAGCATCGCGCGGCGTGGGTGGAAGCGGAAGCCGACGGCACCATTACCTCGATGGTGAGCCGGGTCGGTGTCGACCCGATCAGCCACCCCGATACGGCAATATTGGCAATGCTGCTCGCCGCATAA